The Drosophila sulfurigaster albostrigata strain 15112-1811.04 chromosome 3, ASM2355843v2, whole genome shotgun sequence genomic sequence AGTTGAAATATTCGAATGCGTTGGCCCATTGTACgattaaattattcattgcAAAGACTTAAAGCTGAGAGAATTATATCAAACGATAAAAATGCTTCTGATGCACTTTGAGTATATATCgcataatattaaatgaacaCTAAGGAAAGGGATGTAAGAAAGagaaagtatatatatgtataagggttatgaaaatataaataggaatattttattatttaaaagctGTAAATGAttcaaatagtattttttaaatatcaataaagtTCTTtgtaaactattttatttctttataaatatatacataaatagaGATTTCAATGATATCACATATTTCGTAGTAATAAGGTACTGAAAGGTGACTTCATTATTCTTATAATGGattgaatatttcattattatcgAAATATTATTTCTGAATACCTCTGAGCAACTCTTTTGTTATAGCTCAACAACCTCTGCTAATTGTTAGTGTGCTGGGTATAAAAaccacataaatatttacgtcTCATTGTCGGCCTGACCAAAAATAAATCCCAATGGACTGTGCTAGAGACTTGAGACTTTGTATCAAAAGCTGCAACAGTGCTGCAGAGCTGCAGAGCTGTGGCAAGTTTGTCTGCCACACCGTTAGGCAAGTTGGCGCAGGCAAGATTGTGACAATTTCAAGTTCCTTGAGCCCACATTAAGTCGCAGcgaacacaacaaacacatcCAACACAGCGGTCACGCACTGCCCATAAAGTTGCGTTCGTCGTCGcattcggattcggattcgtTTGTGTCCGcgtcggagttggagtcgcAAGTCAggtgagcagcagctgcagttgcaatcCCAAACCATGAAGATTTATGGCAATGTGGCTTGTGGACTTTGCTTGGCTTGTTGTTTGCTGGAGCATTTCCAAAAAGAGTTTGTCGAGTTTTGTGTGAGGAAAACatgtcatttttatttcaatgacCAAAAAATGGTCAAAAATGCCATCAGAAGCAAATGCGACAACAATAACTcttcaatgttgttgttgctgttgttccaTCTGTGGCATCTTTGGTTCTGCTGAGATTTGTGCATGACCAAAACTCAACTTATTATTATGAAGAAAGAGCTACAACTTCTTCAAGATGACCAaaatgcgaatcgcaagcaaTGCGGATTCGAATTTCTCATGCCACAAAAGCAACATTTATTGTATATGGTTAATGCCTGGATATGGCAAGGTCACAAGTGGCAATCCTAGGGATTAGCGGTGCtgttcaatttcaatgcattGCTTAATGACCCACTCTcgatgccacacacacaaatagcCGTTAATTAAGCGTCCAATATTGAAAAACACTTgagatctctctctctctctcgcaacATGATGCCACAATTTAAATCTTCGACAACGCTCGAGGCTATTTCAGTTTGCCACTTTTACCACACCCTAAACTATGTCTCCTCAGCTACAATTGTATCTTTCTTCTACTGCCACTTTTCGTTgtaacaatttgcatattttgtgtacaaatgttttttgtgtcttctctcttctctgtgtgtgtacgtgaGAAAATGCCGAAATTTTGTCAAAGAACTCCCCGAGATATTGCCCACAGTTGCAGGTGTGAGAGAGGAACATTGAAATGCATCAAAtgagctgcaaaaaaaaacacagataCAAATCTTGTTCGGCTACCGTTCTCAGCATTTAAACACGACCATAAAATGtgtatacaacaaaaagatTTCAAAAGATTTtcgaaaagaaaacattcCTTCAAGGCGTGTAGCATAAAACTTATaaagcaaacgaaatgaaatgaaataaagtgaAAGATCGTGCTGAGAATTTCAACTTTCAActatcaaaatgcaattaaaaatggcCGCAAGACACAAAACAGAAGACTGAAAAATCTTTTTACAGATAACGTGTGCCAATTTGTTATGTGACAGCGCCCCCTGGCGGCCAGAGCTGCTTACTCATCTCTAGTTCACTCTCGACCCAACCCCAAATGCATATGGTGTGTGGTCATAAAAGTTTTGCCCCAATTgtgtcataaaaatatacatatatacatctGATTTGTTGCCCAACCCAATTTCTTTTGCAATACCAGCTAAGGAAAAGTAGCACAGACAAGCCTGGGAAATTGTGAAAGAAAAGTCACGCAAAATTGCAGAtaggaaagaaagaaatcagCATGAATTTGACCTCCTTGAAGTCGAAGTTGAGTTTCTTCCCGCTGTGttccacatacatacaataagaCAACTCGCATCGAAGTCAGACCAAGCCCAGTCCGTGTCCTGCGGCTGCTcctttgagttttttttttgcgtccGCTCAGCTGCTCCGATTATACAAGTAGATAATGAACATTAAGTGCAGttgctgtgtttgttttgcagcTGTTTTAGGAATGGCCTCTCGGGACTCTTTGTTTAGGGATCGACTTGCTATAGTCCAATTTCGCCTAACTCGTGTTGACTCGTGTTACGACACTTCAATAGGCGACTCGATAGCGGTACTTCACTCCGACCTACCTGAAGTGTGCCCTTTGTGTCTCTCCTCTCTTCCTCTATTCTTCATAGCTGCATTGCAGTTCCGCCTCATTTGCAATCGATTCAATTCGCTGCgaaatgggcgtggcagtcgCCTTTTGGGGGTAGCACGAGACGTCAGTCTATTGATGGATTTGGCATATGctgtaataatatttcatatgcaCATATGCCTGCAAATTAATCGAAAATTTGTTAAGCTGCTGTCCTGATGCCGCATCGTTTTCCAATTTGTCTACAGAGAGTATTAACTGCGGTAACTACACTGAgggaaaatttatatttcaatgcGGGCTAAGACTTTGAAATTCTTTGTGTGAATTTTAGATGATAAATGACTCTAAAAATGTaaacttatataaatatagaacaATATTTAACCATAACCACagagtataaataaaataaatatgtaaaatgaatattaataatgtaatgcatagaaataaatgtaaattttaatgataaacaaaatttaaaatgtttatacaattataataaaggagttcaaaaatatgttttatgatagacgcaaattcaattgaaaataagtgactacaaaaaatataaaaattacataaatacgaaattataattaataaagttgtaaaaatatCCTACATCTTTAAATCGATACGATTTATAACAATATGTAGAtacataaattgaataaatatttcttaaaataaattcgatttctaatagcaaataaatatcaatggaaaagatgaaaatttgatcaaattgatttaaattgatgCTCACTATAAAAGAAACTAAATTTTTCAATGTTAAGAATATCATGCTTTAATCGAGAATTTCGTTTTCCATAACAcacattattttcaattttctctCTGTGCACATTCGTATTTGCTCCCTGAGGGTCCTTTACCTTGACACTGAACGGCATTGAACTGCAATACCGAAAAAGTCCCAGTATTTAACGCACGCTCGCAATGCGCATGCGCTGCACATGACGATTTCCCAGTATTTCACTACGAGCTGCAATAGCGTGGAAATTGTGTGCCTGATTCACTCAGTCGACATTTTCACATTGAgtagcagcaaagcaaaagttttcttttgaattGGAATTTTTATAGTGCAATTACTTTGACAGCAAAATGTGATAATTGCAGGGAGTTAGCAAGCCATAGGGAGACTTGAGTCAGGTGAGCTGAAGAAAGTCCTCGCACAGTCGGACTTTCATTCATAACTCGAAGGACAGAAAATCGATATGGCAGCAAAGTCTGGGGGGAAGGAGCAGGggaacaacaacgaaacacaaacacaaaagcaCATTCGAGGCGTAGTCCTAACTAaacttctttctctctttcttgttGTGTTGCAGGTCATAACGCCACAGCGGCACGGAGATGTGTACATCTATAACAGTTCGCCCAGCTCCTTGACGGGCACACCGCGTTCACCTCACCCGCAAACGCACCCGCAGCAAACATTGCAGTCGCAACAGATCTACAGCAACCAAAGCATCTATCAGAACCTCGGCATGATGGGCACCCCCCACCAACGGCAGCGGAGCTGGCAACGAATTCGAGACCTACGACATACCCAAGCCAGCCACGCCCGTGCAACTCAACTACGACGGAACCGCGCGAGTTGTGCGCACTCCCACCTCCGGCTCAGCGTTGGGTGCTCGCTTCGATTCACTGAAGAGCGTCGCCGCCTCCATGTCCATCGAGGAGGAGTCCTACGATGTGCCACGTCCcctgctgcaacagcaacaacaacaacagcagcagccgcattcAACGCTAACGCCCAGCAGCTCAGCATCGTCGCTGCTGACCAGCGATAGCCTCTCGCTGAGCTTCTCCAGCTCGAATCGCAGCTCGCTGGCCAACATGCCCGACTACGATATCCCGCGTCGCAATCCGCTGCCAGTGCGTCCGCATCCGCGTCCGCATGCCAGCACCTATGACTTCTCGTTGCCCCCACTTCTagaacaggagcagcagcaacagcaacaacgttCGCTGCCCATGCCGGTGACGGCGACCAAAGAGCTGCCCCTGGAGCTGAACTCGGCGCTGGAAACGCTGGCAAAACTGCAGTCACAGACGACGATGGCCATCACCCGACTGCTCAGCCATGTGGTGCCACATTGGCGCACACGGGCTCAACTTGAACCGAATATAATGGAACTGAAACTGGATGCACTGCGTCTGCGTACCGCGCTCCACGATCTCGCGGAGTTTGGCGAGGGAGCGCTAGGAAATGCTCAGCGATCGGAGGATCGCAATCTAGCGCTGAAGCTGCGTCCTTTGGTCCGTGCTTTGCGCGATGCCAACAAACTGATACACGACACCTCCGAGGCTCTGGATGCGGCTCCGGGTGGCGGTTGGTCAGTGGAGCAGCTGGCGCGCAGTGATGACAAGCAGGGCTGTCGACCGCCCGATAGTCTCGATCAGTTGATGGCCTGTGCCCAGACACTCACCGAGGATGTGCGCTCCACCACCAGCTTTATACAGGGCAATGCTTCGCTGTTGTTCAAGCGTCAGCTGCCCACCACGGAGCAACTGAGTCAGAATGGCGGAGCCAGGGATAGCAGCGGCAGTCGCAGCAGTGCCGAGTGGCTGGAGGATTACGACTATGTGGCCTTTGAGTCGAAGGATGCGGCAGCCAAGAAGAATCAGGCACTACGCGATGCCATTCCCGCTGGCATGAAGACGCAGTTCGATAGCGCGCTAAAGATTGCCGAGACAAATGCCGCCGCCACGACCATGCCCACAACGCCCACGACGCCAAGTGTGACGTTGCCCTGCAAGTCGCCAGAGATGACCGACAAGGATAAGAAGCTGGTGCGCTACTATGCCCAACAGATCTCCACGCACATGGGCAATCTGCTGCAGGCCATCGATTCGTTCCTCGAGACGGTGGAGAAGAATCAGCCGCCGAAGTATTTCATTGCCTATGGCAAATTTGTGGTGGTCAGTGCACACAATCTGGTCACCATTGGCGACAATGTGCATCGCAACATTTCGAAAGAGGCGCTGCGCGAGAAGATCCTGCACTGCACCAACGATCTCTCCGAAGCCCTCAAGACCTGTGTGCTCAAGTCGAAGAAGGCGGCAGCGCATTTTCCCAGCGGCACTGCGGTCCAGGAAATGGTTGATTCCGTGGTGAATATCAATGTTCTGGCACGTGCCCTCAAATCGGTGATGCTACAGGCCGTGCAGCTCTCGGTCGGAGACGGAGCCTAAACACACTAAACTGAGCATGAACACACACAGTATTCGGAGTTTGGGCTTTTAAAGTCTTCCAGGCTGTTCCTTAACCGGTTAGCACGACGCTTCGTCtatgcaataataattataatgatgATTTTCCATCGGCATTTATATCCACATCTATACATTTGGCATATCTTCCGTAACGATCCGCCTCGATCTGCggctatatatataatttgcattGTGATATTTTTGAGCAAACATCAGAAAATGCACACGGCTTCAGCTCCCATTATTACCCAGGATCGTGGAAAGGACTCACACGATCtccacagcaaaaaaaagaaaaaaaaacaacaatgtaGAAGCAACAACTGAAACTATCTATTGTACGATTACGTCttagttatatataatatataaagttatttgtatttgtaagaTCAAACCAAGTCAGCGCATTAGTTTTAGCCACATCTATGTAAATAGCCACTCTGTAggttttttgtacattttgtatttgtaatttccCTGCAAATCATGTTGTATCAGTGAAGCATTTCGGCAGATTATAATATTTGAGAGTATGTAAAATGTATAACGTAGATATGTAGCTTTACGCATATACATCTTTTATAATCGCATACTATAACACTATACGCATATAGCattaatatatacacatacatatatttgcataGTCAAGAAAAATCTGTAAGATTTGCAATAaactttttatgattttcgcAAGGCATTAGTCAGcaatataagaatataaatacaacaaataattagCCATACTGTTCTATTGTAtgtaactaataataattacttcGCGGTTGTAGTGTTTCATCCCAATCGCAgactataaattataataaaataaaatatatgaaaacaatttatcacatgtttttatttcgatttaaaatttgaatttaaaaacgaTTTACTTTTATAACAATCAATTTgtaatatcgatataacacATCAATCGTTTTTGCCATCCCTGTAATTGGGATCATCGATTGCAACTATCGCACATGAGCGATACATTCAGCAGAGAGCTCACGAAAATAATTTGGCGCAATAATCGAAATAGTTtcaagtacatatatacatacaagaGATAAAATCACACCATTATAGACTAGTCTGTGCCATTGTCGACATTTAAACTGCAATTCTTTGTGTTGTATATCTTACATTTATtactattcaaataaaaatgcaaatttctaactgcacaacaaaataagtttaaaattaCTTGATTATTAATCGactatttctttatttaacttattattGGTGAATAGATAACAGTTTGCAACTACAGTAATATTACGTGGATTTTTAGTCTTACTTCTGTGTAATATTACTTTagtgttttttaattgattgaaaattgattATCGAGATCGGCGAAAATACACGTACATTTGTATATACCAATAAGACCTAGAGTAAAGATAATGGGAACTTGGGAATAGAGATGGATATTTTGCAGTGGTGTCATTTTTTTCGGAGCAAAAAAAGCTGgatcaacgaaaaaaaaaagctgaaaaaagcGGAATACCAGAgaaaaaaagttaagaaaaaaaCTGATTTTTATAAGGCAATATACTGTATGTTTTTCACTAATAAACCCTCAGTTCcacttaacataaaatatatgggtaattctctaaCGGATATCAttacaaagaaaacaataatgtacaaaaattaagCGCTATGCTGAGCAACAAATAGGCACAGCGCTACCTCCTGCTCAATTGTTTTCGAAGGCGTTttagcaaaatttattttatttttttgcacaaaGCCCTCCATAGCACtggtgtgtttttttgttgcagcatGTGCACGCAAGTCGCTTAATTTTGCAGTTATGCTGCACGTGCAATAGCTGCAAAACACCCGCGTGAGGTCTGTAGGATCCTTCCTCATCCACTCCTTAAATTCTGTGCTCTGCAGCCAGACATCTctcactttttgtttatatgatTCCTTTGGCATCGTTAACTTGATATGCCGCATCCGAAATTCGGATTCcgaatttcacaatattagTGATGCAAGAAGCTTTAATTTAGGGGTGAACTTGTGAGGGAAGTTACTCGATATaagtaaatatcgatattttatcgagagaaatacatttttaacatttcagccgttaaattcaatttaaacatctcttaaatttgaataaaagtaaactaaaaaaaaaaaagctgcgtaaatttgctcaaaaagccagaattcccgctgcccgctgttttcatatttttcccgcAATCACGCTTCAAAAAAACCCAGATCTGACGGGAAAAAAAGCGGAAATGACACCACTGATATTTTGTTAGGGTTTCTGAGCAACAATCGACACTATCAATTGATAGAGATGAACAAAGAGAAATTATTGATCTTCGACCAAAACCCGAAATAATCGATTATCGAATATTGTGTACCTGCTCCATTTGGAAAACTACATGCATTGAAATCGTTGCAATTCTAGGAATTTTTATCGtgaagtacatatatatatcgataaaaGGCGCAACAACTTGGTGTTGTGACCCAATCGGCATTGACAGCTACTACGGAGTGTTGCGTCTTTTCAAAAACATTACCTGCTTTTAATATTGCAGTTCTACTGAAGTGCGATGGACGTGACCTGTGTTTGTTGTAGATGTGGAACTCTTCAAGCGGGTGCTACGGCTACTTTATGCCTTCCGGTGACAGGCACTCAAAACTCTTTTCATTGtcattgcttttgttgtgcacAGCCTCCGCGAATGAAATGTTTCTACTGCAACACGCCGCGTGATCTTGGACCACTGGAGTCCCATGGCGCTTGTCTACCCGATAAGCTCCATGTGTTTGTCAACACGGAGCAATGGCCACCGTTTCAAGTTCACACACCACAGCCACCACTTATTGGCATGGTTGTCACCCTTGGCAATGCACAGGAAATACAACAGTTGCCTGATAACGTTGATGACGATAATGAAGTCCATGAAATGGAAGAAACTGATTACATCGAGGAGGAAGATGACTTTAACACAATGCATGCCATTGGAATAGTCAAAACTGAATTACAAGAATCGGCTGGGGATGTGAAACCCCGTATATCAACCAAATCCAAATGGGTGTCCATTGGTGACATACGCAAGTGGACGAGTTGCATTCGCTGTGGCATGGTGAAAATCAAATCGGATGGTTGGATTAAACATGCACAAAAGTGTGGACAGGATCCAAAATTTGCAAGCCGCAAATTCTTCATCTTTTTGCACACTCTGTCTTGGTGCAACACTTTGGTGAATGACAATTTTTGGGAACAGCACTCCAACGCCGTGAATGGCAAATGCAATGTATGCCGTTCAAGGTAAAATAAGGGCACTCATATTCTTGATTTTTCcaataattaattcatttgtattttagcCGTTTAAACAAAGAGCCGTTGCCATATCAGCCAAAGCCGCCAACACGTAAAAACGAAGTAAGTTTAGCGAAACAGCGGCGATCTCGCATACTAAAGAATCGCATCAAACGGAGACAATCGATGGCTGCCGATGCgtcatatttcaaaaattcagCTAATAATAATGCCCCGATGCAAATTGTGGAGTGCACTTCGCTGCGgcaaaatgattaaattggtcaaaatgcattttcaattcaattattaattccTAATCACACAAATGTTAAATACCATAACACGCTTTACATATTCGCTTATAAATAAAGacattattttgtaattcatGCATTTTTCGCACATCGAAATCCCAAATTGCCAGCTGAACTGTCTTCGGTATTTTGGGATCGTGCTGCACAACGATAACGAAAACAATACGATTTGTGACACAGATATGAGCCACCCTTTTTTACACGATTTGGCGCATCGCTTTTATCGTCCGACCTCCACAGATCCGACGTCCATTCCCAAACATTGCCCACCATGTTGTAAAGATCATAGTTGTTCTGACGAAATTCGTTAACTGCACATGTAAATTCATGACCATCATCCACTGTGTTGCCGTCGGGAAACTCGCCTTGCCAAATATTTAGCCAGTGCTTGTCCTTGGGCATTAGTTTGTTGCCCCATGGGAAGAGTTTGCGCTGTTTGCCTCCT encodes the following:
- the LOC133841945 gene encoding LOW QUALITY PROTEIN: enhancer of filamentation 1 (The sequence of the model RefSeq protein was modified relative to this genomic sequence to represent the inferred CDS: deleted 1 base in 1 codon) translates to MSVAQQHETRLPSMDCQSENRVPENSIRHVAKTQTLAAASVTKPQLTPAGAAVGAGAAAVTSPATTTVAKQQQQSQSQQQPQTQYVINSAPMHAKATTAGVITGGTLHLHRVKSAQKLYAKAIYDNYADTQDELPFKKGDILTVIEQDTEGIEGWWLCSLRNQQGLCPGNRLRILNSYDSGCFSPSPASSPIPSLAASTATLNSSICSAEIYENGSIISASTGAGHHNNADTSSTSSSQSSSNSCQGRGARRSWHVSPNKVITPQRHGDVYIYNSSPSSLTGTPRSPHPQTHPQQTLQSQQIYSNQSIYQNLGMMGTPHQGSGAGNEFETYDIPKPATPVQLNYDGTARVVRTPTSGSALGARFDSLKSVAASMSIEEESYDVPRPLLQQQQQQQQQPHSTLTPSSSASSLLTSDSLSLSFSSSNRSSLANMPDYDIPRRNPLPVRPHPRPHASTYDFSLPPLLEQEQQQQQQRSLPMPVTATKELPLELNSALETLAKLQSQTTMAITRLLSHVVPHWRTRAQLEPNIMELKLDALRLRTALHDLAEFGEGALGNAQRSEDRNLALKLRPLVRALRDANKLIHDTSEALDAAPGGGWSVEQLARSDDKQGCRPPDSLDQLMACAQTLTEDVRSTTSFIQGNASLLFKRQLPTTEQLSQNGGARDSSGSRSSAEWLEDYDYVAFESKDAAAKKNQALRDAIPAGMKTQFDSALKIAETNAAATTMPTTPTTPSVTLPCKSPEMTDKDKKLVRYYAQQISTHMGNLLQAIDSFLETVEKNQPPKYFIAYGKFVVVSAHNLVTIGDNVHRNISKEALREKILHCTNDLSEALKTCVLKSKKAAAHFPSGTAVQEMVDSVVNINVLARALKSVMLQAVQLSVGDGA